One part of the Phragmites australis chromosome 3, lpPhrAust1.1, whole genome shotgun sequence genome encodes these proteins:
- the LOC133911887 gene encoding UDP-glucose 6-dehydrogenase 4-like — MVKICCLGAGYVGGPTMAVIALKCPAIEVCVVDISVARITAWNSDQLPIYEPGLDEVVKECRGRNLFFSNDIEKHVAEADIIFVSVNTPTKTRGLGAGKAADLTYWESAARMIADVAKSDKIVVEKSTVPVKTAEAIEKILTHNSKGINFQILSNPEFLAEGTAIEDLFKPDRVLIGGRETPEGQKAVKALKDVYANWVPEDRILTTNLWSAELSKLAANAFLAQRISSVNAISALCEATGANVAEVAYAVGKDSRIGPRFLNASVGFGGSCFQKDILNLVYICECNGLPEVANYWKQVIKINDYQKSRFVNRVVSSMFNTVSGKKIAVLGFAFKKDTGDTRETAAIDVCKGLIGDKARISIYDPQVTEDQIQRDLAMNKFDWDHPIHLQQMSPTAVKQVSVTWDVYEATKGAHGICILTEWDEFKTLDYKKIYDNMQKPAFLFDGRNVIDPEKIREIGFIVYSIGKPLDRWLKDMPAVA; from the coding sequence ATGGTGAAGATATGCTGCCTTGGTGCTGGATACGTTGGTGGCCCAACCATGGCCGTCATTGCGCTTAAATGCCCTGCTATTGAAGTCTGCGTTGTCGACATTTCTGTTGCGCGTATCACAGCATGGAACAGCGATCAACTCCCTATTTATGAACCAGGccttgatgaagtggtcaaggAGTGCCGTGGCAGGAACCTCTTCTTCAGCAATGACATTGAGAAGCATGTTGCTGAGGCTGACATCATCTTTGTCTCTGTGAACACACCAACCAAGACCCGTGGTCTTGGGGCTGGCAAAGCTGCGGATCTAACCTACTGGGAGAGTGCAGCCCGCATGATCGCTGATGTGGCCAAGTCTGACAAGATTGTTGTTGAGAAGTCCACTGTCCCTGTCAAGACTGCCGAGGCCATTGAGAAGATCTTGACACACAATAGCAAGGGAATCAACTTCCAGATCCTCTCAAACCCAGAATTCCTTGCGGAGGGCACAGCGATTGAGGACCTTTTCAAGCCTGACCGTGTGCTCATTGGTGGTCGGGAGACTCCAGAAGGCCAGAAGGCTGTTAAGGCCCTGAAGGATGTCTATGCCAATTGGGTCCCTGAGGATCGAATTCTCACTACCAACTTATGGTCAGCTGAGTTGTCGAAGCTTGCAGCAAATGCCTTCTTGGCTCAGAGGATCTCTTCAGTGAATGCAATCTCTGCTCTGTGTGAGGCCACTGGTGCCAATGTGGCAGAGGTGGCCTATGCTGTTGGCAAGGACTCAAGGATTGGACCCAGATTCTTGAATGCTAGTGTTGGTTTCGGAGGCTCCTGCTTCCAGAAGGATATCCTCAACCTTGTGTACATCTGTGAGTGCAATGGACTGCCTGAGGTTGCGAACTACTGGAAGCAGGTTATCAAGATCAATGACTACCAGAAGAGCAGATTCGTGAACCGTGTGGTGTCTTCCATGTTCAACACTGTCTCTGGAAAGAAGATTGCAGTGCTTGGCTTTGCATTCAAGAAGGATACCGGTGACACAAGGGAAACCGCTGCCATTGATGTCTGCAAGGGCCTTATTGGAGACAAGGCCAGGATTAGCATCTACGACCCACAGGTGACTGAGGACCAGATCCAGCGTGACCTTGCAATGAACAAGTTCGACTGGGACCACCCTATCCACCTGCAGCAAATGAGCCCAACCGCAGTGAAGCAGGTCTCTGTGACCTGGGATGTTTATGAAGCCACCAAGGGGGCGCATGGTATCTGCATCCTGACCGAGTGGGATGAGTTCAAGACACTTGACTACAAGAAGATCTATGACAACATGCAGAAGCCGGCGTTCTTGTTTGATGGCCGCAATGTAATTGACCCTGAGAAGATACGGGAGATCGGCTTCATTGTTTACTCCATCGGGAAGCCCCTTGACCGCTGGCTCAAGGACATGCCTGCCGTGGCTTAA